The genomic DNA acttctgttccatctttgtcgggagtcgcacatgtacagtacctaggtaaggactactagccagtcagaagcagagtatgagggcgtgccacgctagcagctaggcgagcattataacgtgtgttccaaagtgatcatatctgtctctgaagtaaagactggactacaatagagctgtttggagcagttggtgaacagtgttttctgttggagatggtaagtccctttgttgtggactttgggctttttcactttgtaaacctataacgtgcacaaaaaagatatataacacaataaaggaaagggaaaaagccaaaaagcataatatgaacactttaatattaatatcaCATACAGTTTAtgtagttttttgtttgttgtttttgtaatctCTCGCTCcgtctttctctgttttttgtgttcaagttcaaatgttttatttgcatgAATGTCTAACATCcattgtttttaaaatcaagtgtataccaggctgtattaaagccaatgatgaaatgaacATATGCATGTTAAGTCTCTCTCTGAGGTGAAAGCTGCTctcctctcctggtcctctggttcacagcgactacagcagcacagagcatcagcagcaggacactgagcactgagcatcgcactttgaagaaggtggagtaaatcccaaagggctccatgtacactaacacagttctgCTGGTTGACACACACTGATTATCATATGATCTAACGGCACATCAGTACTCCCCTGCGTCTCccactgagatattagagataaccaggcTCCCATTTGTATAGTGCCTGCTCACTCTGCTCATGCTCGGATCAGACGTTACACtaaagattcttccctctgttcggtTCGACTTGATGAACCAGTGGTGCCAATTACCCTCTCCCAAATCTCtgcatctgagagtgacttcttctccctctgagaagagctctacagcaggggggggggatttGGGGCACACCAAGAGATAATACATTTGCACTCTCCCAGAGGCATAACAGTAGTACAGACCTGTGTGATTTAAcgttagagatgaaaacaccagcgagtAGTTTTGGTTCACCGAAGGAACAGTCTGGTTTTGTTGTCCTGGGTCGGTGTAAGAgtgtgtttttggtttaaacCTCCAACGTGGAGGATGGTTGTCAATGGAATCAGTGACAGTGCACGGCAACACAGCTGTCCCTTCCACTGAGCGGTAGATCGTCTCCGATCGTAGTTTCAACTTCACAGTGtgactgctaacacactgctgttggttcatcaccagacatCTGTACCATGTAAAGTCTGTTGCTGTGAGGTTGAATAAACGaagagctgatgtgtttgtcaccacttggtatcttcctGTAACATCGTCCATCACTGATGTCGTCTTGTCCCCAAAAACCCTAGTCCAGTTCTCTTGCTTGTCACTAAACTTGAGCCACTGGATATCCAGATTGTCAGCCGCTCCCTTACATGGCAGGTCAACTGTTTCTCCAAGTAACGCTCGAATAATTCTCACGTCATCTATTGAACTGCAAACAGTAATACTGATGTTTTTCTCATGCGTCATTTTGCCCTTAGTCCAACACTCCTCTTGGTACGGGCCGGAGTCTGAATACTTCATGTTGAGGATCGTGTAAGAAGAAGTATTGGCCGTGCTGACAAGTCGTCGTTTCAAGTCATTAGATACTTTCAAGTTCTTGGACCAGGggtcagaggtgttccacaggacgagcttctcctcaccaacagatctggagatcaggcaggagtCGGTGTTCTCGGGGAGGCTGAAGGTGTAAGAGCCCCTTTCCTTTAGGATGATACGTTCTTCATGGATGTTGTTGATGAtagcaaacagcaggaaggagagctgtgtgactgcagccattctgctctGAGGTCCACTTGTGAGTgtcgacaaacactgacaccgCTCACCTCATACGcagcttttttttcaaccaacatgacttctttatctcatcatcataGGAAACTTTGAAGCATCAGGCTCTCTATCATGTCATGTCATCTGTGCATGTCTAAAACACGGAGGTTGACGTGTCTTCAAACATAGATTATTTAGACACGTGAGGAAACAAACAgtgataagtgtgtgtgtctgatttcaGTTgagataactttttttttcatttttggggcCTTTGACTAATCTTGAAGTTATTTCTGATCCATTTAGCACAAAATTAGATCCGTGCTGTGACATCTTCTCCTACCTTGATAACGGCAACCGTTTACGTGTCTGAATGGTGCAGCATATATGAACAGCATTGGCCACAAATTGCacattaaccctcctgttgtcctcgggtcaaatttgacccattttcaaaacgtttctatatcagaaaatttgggtttctttcaaccacattgtcaaaaaaatttaaaatatgacgCGGACGGTTCCGTAAAATcagatcagttcactactttcattgaatttgggtgttttattcaattttatagcatttagagaaggaaaaaaatgatACAACAACATTGAAAAGATGGACAAAATGTCTATAGAAAagattgaaaaagtgacaaaaacatcagaaaaagtggaaaaaattgcaaaaaggtcgggaaaagtgagaaaaaatgtCGACCAATTTCAGTTTggaattttgacccagaaaaacaaaaagttgcaggtCGTCGGGTTTATCCTGTTCTTCCTTAATACAATCCATACATTCTTAACAATtacacatattttatatatgaggcctttaaaaaaaaatatatttcagatCTTTGAACCACATTCACAGCATCACTGCTCCTTAGATGTCTTTATTGATATGAACAAACAACATGCGGAACACAACAGCAACAACTGGTAAATACAATAAATCCCCTCTGATTGTAACTGACAGTCTAAATCACAAAGTAAAGTCATCCATAACAGCAGCACATACTGCATATAATAATATCAAGTTGTGGAGTGAAACTTCCCTTTCTGTGTGAGTATGAACTATTATTTAGATATTGCTATTTTCATGTAACAGGTTTGCAACTGCACATTCTGCTTTTTCCCCATTTAATCTTGAGTGACAGAAGTAATACAGGAAATGTTCCTCTATGTATTTATAAAATCTCATCCTGTAGTTGTTCATTTGGCTGAGTTTCAAATCGTTCTGTCATCTGTCCTGTTTGTCTTGGATCCCTAATGAAGCggaaattatatatttaatttaaaaataccAAGCTCCAAAATATACTGTAATCATGCTCCAAACACGGTTTTTCTCCCTGAAAAGTCATTTTAgctattagggctgcacaaaatGCGGAAAATATGCGCCACGccataacgttgttgaatatcggaatgacagttacattttaaagacgCCGTTTTCTACTgagattttctttcaactaacacaaacaaactctgagtttatttcatatttcgCAATGTGTTCACTGCACCAGTTGATAAagacgatatattgtgcagccctaatttttatatatgtttttagtTCAATAGCAAAGATGTCCAAAATCTGACAATACATGTGTGTCCAAACGCACAATCACACAGTCCTGAAACTAGACAGGTGGATGTGATCTCTACATGTCTCTCTGTTTAAACAGTGTTGTCGTCTCTCCCAGCTCAGCAGCAGTTACCGGCCTCCTGCGTCTGTTTCTCCCCTCCCAGCCACAGGGGGGTGCTGCTGATCTTGGCACTCTGGGCCCTGGCCTCCTTCGACTCGGCCTGTACCCCCCCTCCCTCGCTGGCCACGCGCTTGTGGATCTCAGAGGCCATGGTGAGGAAAGCCCTCTCCACGTTATCAGCGCTCTTAGCACTCGTCTCCAGGAAGGGGATCTTAAGAGACGAGGCCAGGTCCtggcacagagacagaggggcGTGGGAGACAAAAAGAAGGAAGAATGGGAGGAAACGTGAAACATATAATCACAAATCTATTACCCCTCGGAGGACAAACGACACACCGGCGAGTCCAAGCGATGTTTGAcaacactcctactcaaaaagcgatattacaaaatttaatttgagacatttatttacatttttattcatatattacgcTACTGTCGTGAACCAAAGAAttttgtaaactcatttcaagcccCAAAACAATTGAGTTTAggttttcacaagagatttgagaaatatttccactttagggccaaattatctctctATACTGTACATTGTGCAtaccatatttaatgctgtctctgctgtctttttttaaactttatccttgcactgctatagtttttatattactttGTCTTACACTACCACCATGgcacacactctcatagagcacctttctttttatttagtatcttttcttttattgtccataatATTCTTGTGGATGTATTatttatcatcctgtttgtgatgtacactaccggtcagatgttttagaacaccccaatttttacaggtttttattgaaattcatgcagttcaatgtcttattgtactctgaaatgaaagaatagaacaaatgaacaatttaagttaaaaaagaaatcatggaatcaatttataaaccaaattgtattctacatttttgactcatcaaagtagccctctttggcagatataacagctgaacacactcgtggcattctttctacaatggaaatcaaatattcttccgaaagttcttcccaactctgttgcagaagttaccataaatgtgtggcacttgtaggttgctttgctttcacttttctgtccagttcatcccaaaccagctcaggGGTttaaggggactgagtacccagggccctcgtgtgaggagggcccaaaaagatgctagaatgaatagctgtggatgcggggaggggcccatagaaaatgcctttctacagggaattttgtgctacgcccctgcagAAAGCTGAGTTAATTCTGAAaatttttatataaaacacaaCGGGATCAGGATTTATGCAAATACccttaaaaggagaattcaagaagaaatctaaaaatgcccttagaccccAGAGGGTTAATGTGAAAAATCATCCCAACGTCGGCTATTATGCAATCATAATTCTGTTTAAAAGTAAAGTATAAGTACTAGCATATGCTCATGTATCATATTAAAAGTGACACGTACTCTGTATGAAAATGAATCCCTTCACGGTCTTAAATTATTGATGATTTTGAAAAGCGGTTCACCTGCTTTATATTCCACCGGGTATTTTATGACTACACCATCCAAATGTATGAGTTTACATTATGTATGGCATGTAAAAACTCTGCAAAGTAACTCCATGCATTTTAGATATCAAGTTAAGGATGGGaagagattttattttttacagctcAACCAGGACAAAAGTTAAGCTCAGAGAGACAAACTCAAAGTGAAACTGCACTGGCATTGAACAGCTGTCAACAAGTTAAAAACCGAAGGGTTATCTTCGATTCAGACTTTAGCTTCAAACCTCAAATCAGAAATATAACTAAGAATTAATTTTAGCGTCTCAAGAACATCGCCAGGGTGTGACCGTTTCTCTGTCAAGCTCTCTGGTGCTCTGCCACCCTGTGTGACTATACTGAATAAAATCATTTGAAGCTGCTAAAGTAATGGGTCAATATTTGGAGGTGGTAGATTTAAGTTGCTCGTTGCACTGATAGCCCGTTACCTGAGCGGTGCCGGCGTCCACCACTTTCTTACTAACGAGGTCACACTTGTTCCCCACCAGCAGCCTGGAGACGTTTTCACAGGCGTAGCGATCTATCTCGTCCAGCCACTGCCTCACATTGTTAAAGGACTCCTGTGGAGAGGAGaatgagaaaagaagagaagttAATGTTCAAACTCTGTCCCATTACGTTGTCGATGATGTGACAGAAGCGCACACTGGCCTGCTCGGTGACGTCGTAGACGATGATGATGCCGTGGGCCCCTCTGTAGTAGCTGGAGGTGATGGTTCGAAACCTCTCCTGACCTGCTGTGTCCCACttaggggcacacacacacacacacacacatacacagagtaAGATGGTGAGCATGGTCACTACCAAGCTTACATGACACAgaattttttctgtttttttattgctttaacAAACAAACTAGAtggtgtttcctaataataacCCACTCCCCACCACACCGCTGATGTCGTCTGATAAACTCTTACAATCTGTAGTTTCACCGTCTTCCCGTCCATGTCGATGGTCCTGATCTTGAAGTCGACTCCGATGGTGGAGATGTAGCTCTCAGTGTAGGTGTCATCCTAAGGGGGTGTGTGACATTCGGTCAACTATAAGCAGTAAAGGGTTtaaaatgaagtgtgtgtgtgtgtgtgtgtgtgtgtgtgtgtgtgtgtgtgtgtgtgtgtgtgtgtgtgtgtgtgtgtgtgtgtgtgtgtgtgtgtgtgtgagggtctACCGCAAAGCGCAGCAGCAGACATGACTTTCCGACTCCAGAGTCACCAATCAGAAGAAGTTTGAACAGGTAGTCACTggaggaggacacacacacacacacacacacacacattagagtgcggatcgggccgcatttttctgtccgagcccggcccgcgtccgacagagcagtaaccgagccTGGCccaagcccgacaggcattagaTATTTATGTcagagcccgacacagttaaaatcacatttttttctcatactaatgaaaCATGTACGTTTGTAGGAAGGCATTtgtaaatgtcaacagatgagcgcatcagcgcacacggggcaacaagcgcacgttaacacaggcgtgAACCTAcaaaataagcttttttaaagttaaaatgttcaatgcctttatcgcgctgatgtgaccgagcttgacctgaacctgaacatcatttctaaatatccaTCCTCTAACACACATAGATGtacatcaacgcattctcattaACAGGTACATATGACATCGTACGAAAACTTATacacaacaatacaaaataaggCGACCGCTGGCTGATCACTTGACGACGGGGGTCACATGACAGCTTAGCGGGTTTTACAGATAAATTTATATTTAAGGGGCTGTTGCAGTTGAGTTCAGCTGACAAAAATGTACCGTCATCTGGTgaagacagttaagtttagggttagggtttagggtttagggttagggttagggtttaggGTTTAGGGTTAACACCAAAATGACAACAAGCCACTTGAGCTGTGATGTCTGTCTATTAACATGCCAGCATTGAAGAGttttcaaatttgtttttatatcGTCTAATAGGTACAGTTTTCCCAGATACCTattattactaaaataatcctcaaatgaaaacaaatataatCCTCCCTTTTAGTGCTTCTGAAAGTAACAGAACAGAGCGCAGTTTTGAGGGAGAAGTCTCACTTTCTTCTTCAGTTTGATATGGCAACTGAACCACATCAAACTCGTAGAACTACAATACCCAGCAGCCACAGGGGCCTAGTGATCAAACTTCCCAGAATTGGCTCTGCAGAAAATGAACTAGACTTTTTCTTCTGTAACTCACAACTCTACAGCTGACAGCTACCTCAGTTCAAACTATGAGATCATCTGTCctttatattaattatacaTGCATATGGTATACAGTAACATAGCTAATCTTAATCGTAGACATGTAGCTAAGACATTAGTACAAACTCACAAGATTAAATtagtaaatgtgtgtttaaatgtcgGGCAAAAAACAAATGGCACAGACTGCAAAGATATCTCCCTGAACACTGTATCCACGACAAAAACAAGGCTCTTCAATTGTCTCCTAACATTTTAATGTCAGCAGTCACTGTTAAAGAGCAGATGTCAGTGTCTTCCTGTGGTACACATTGTATGTTTTTGTAAGTCACACGCAACATACAGGACGAAATAGCACTTACTATTCAGGATTCATGATCGCTGAGGTGGCTCCAGGTGACACGACAAAATAAAGAATCCCTGAAATGTAATCCTGAAGCTGAAAACTGTCAGATTATCTCAGCCTCCGTGATGTTGTGTgctattctgtgtgtgtgtgtgtgtgtgtgtgtgtgtgtgtgtgtgtgtgtgtgtgtgtgtgtgtgtgtgtgtgtgtgtgtgtgtgtgtgtgtgtgtgtgtcggtatCTGTCCTTTGGAGGGCAAATGGCAGAATAAGCCAGAGCTACTGGCCGACTGATGAGCTGACTGGTTCAGatgcattatttattaataaagaCCTGCTCCGGTTACACCAG from Perca fluviatilis chromosome 2, GENO_Pfluv_1.0, whole genome shotgun sequence includes the following:
- the LOC120547527 gene encoding ras-related protein ORAB-1-like, which gives rise to MNPEYDYLFKLLLIGDSGVGKSCLLLRFADDTYTESYISTIGVDFKIRTIDMDGKTVKLQIWDTAGQERFRTITSSYYRGAHGIIIVYDVTEQESFNNVRQWLDEIDRYACENVSRLLVGNKCDLVSKKVVDAGTAQDLASSLKIPFLETSAKSADNVERAFLTMASEIHKRVASEGGGVQAESKEARAQSAKISSTPLWLGGEKQTQEAGNCC